The following nucleotide sequence is from Solidesulfovibrio carbinolicus.
GGGCAGGCGGGGCCAGCGCGGCAAAAGCCGCGAGCAGGGTGGCGATGGCGCGGTTCATGGTTGGCTCCTTGCGTCCCGGCGGACTGCCGGATTTCAGTGCATGAACGACTTGACGGTTTGGGGTTTGGCCTCGGTTTTGACCGAGGGCAGCTTTTCGAGGATCACGGCCGTGCCGTAGCAGGAAAAATAGCGTGAGCCGTCGGGATGGAAAGCCACGTTTTCCTGGTAGCCGATGATGGCGTCGGCCCCGATGTCCAGGGCGCTGGCCGTGAGGCCATAGAAAGCGCACTCGGAGTCGAAGCCCCGGCCGCTGACCAGGCCAAGAACCCGCCGGATCTTGCGGCCTTCAAGTCCGGGGGTGGTTACCACCGGAAACTTGCCGCTGAAAAAGAGTTCCTTGGCGTTTTTGAGCCGCGCGCCCTTCTTGAGTTCTTCATGGCGTTCACGGATTTTCTTGTCTGAGCCGGTGAAGAGGGAAAGCATGCCGTCCTCCTTGTCGTCACGTTGCGGCGGGCATTTCGCGGCCGCCTTCCTGTCTGTTCCGGCTTTTTCTTAGCAAAGAGCCTGCCAAGATATTTATTCAATTATTTCAAAGAAATAAAACACAACTTTGCGCGCTCGTCAAACCTTTGGCGGCCTGTTCGCCAGAATTGTTCTTTTGAATCGTGGGGCGCGCGCCCTGGAACTGTTGCCGAGGGACCGGCAATGCGGCTGGCTTTACAACCCCACGGCTGGGGTGGGCCGGCATCAGGCCCGGCTGCTCGACACGCCTCCCCCTCTCGGCATCCTGTGCAAAGGCCAAGTCCGCCGGCCAAGCCCTTCGCGCAAAAAAAAAGCCGGACCGCGACGGCCCGGCTCATGATGCCAGAGGGGCGCCTCAGCCGGCTTTGTCCAGATAGCGTCGCACGGCGGGATTGGGCCGCACGGTGGTGCGGTAGCCCGAAAGCCGCTGGTTCTCCTGCTTGGCCCGCTGCAGGTCGGTTTGGAGTTCGGCGTGGAGTCGACGGGCTTCCACGGTGAGCTGGCCTTGCAGGTTGCGAAGCTTGAGCAGCTTGTCCCGAAGCAGGCCAATGCTCTCCGGATCGGCGCAGCGCCAGGCCATCTCCAGCAGCCGGCCGCGATCCTTGGCCAAAAGCTCGGCTTCTTCAATTTCGCCGGCCAGAAGATGGTGCAGTTCGCGTTCACCGGTGGCCAGGGCCGCTTCAAGGAATTCAAGCTTGTCGGACATGGCGTTATTCCTTCACGGTGCGCTCGAAACCGGTCAGCAGTTCGCCGATGACGCCCTTGAACCGGGCCATGGCCGGAATGAATTCGTATTCCAGCAGGTCGGCGAGCAAAATCCAGTCTTCGTTTTCCAGTACTTCGAGCATTTCGGAAAACAGGTTGGACACCTCGTCGGCGACGGCGTTGAAGGCGGGATCAGCCGTTCTCAGGGCCTCGCCGCGCAGCACGCCGATCATGTTGAGGAAGTCGCGGGTGACATCCATGAGGTCCTGGTAGACTTCCAGGGCTTCGGCGTCGTCGGCCTGACGGAACAGCTCGGCCACTCGGCGCGCGCCGTGGTCCATGAGTTGGACGACTTTGCTCATCTCCCGGGTGATTTCCAGGGCCATGTCGGCCACGGGCATGCTGCGGACTTCGACGGATTCGATCTCGTCGATCTCGATGTCCTCAGCCTGGTGCGGGTAAATCTCGGAAAAACTTTCATTGTTGACGAACACGTCCGTGACGACCCGGCCTTCAAGCTCGTCGGTCTCCATGATGCGCAGAAGGATTTCCTCAAGATTGTGAAACTGCTTGATCTCCATGCCGGTTGACCGGCCATCCACACTGATCATGTCGCGCCTCCCTCTGGAGTTGTTGTCGAAGGGTAAGGATTTCCTTCCCGCCCCATTTCTTACAACAACCGTGCCAAAAGGAGTCAGCCCCGAAGGATGGCCGCAAAAGCCGCCGCGCAGGCTCCGTAGCGGCGAATGCGCGCCACAAGCCCGTCGATGTCCACGGCTTCCTCCTGGGCCTGGCGTTGCCACAGCTGGGCCAGGGTCGCCAGGTAAGGCGAAGCCGACCACAGGCCGGCCAGGCGGTTGTAGCTGGCAAGAAAGCGCTTCTTCATGGCCGGATTGCGCATGGCCAGCCCGGCTTGGCCCTCGACCAGGCGCAGCAGATCGATGGATTGCGCCAACAGCCGCGACAATTCCTGGCGCTCGACCTCGGGCAGCGGCAGCAGCGGCCTGGCCGGCGGAACAGGGGGAACATCGTCAAGGAATTGACGAAGGACATGCCGCTGACAACGCAGCCACACGGCCCGGGGAGTGGTTTCGTGGCCGGAGAGCGAAACGAGGTCCATGAACCCCTCGGCATCCCGCGCGGACAGCCAGGCCCGGGCGCCGGGATAGACCCCGGCCGGGAAACGCCCGTCCCGGACCCAGGCGAGGACGGCCTCGGCCACGGCCTCGGGATCAATGGCGTCCAGGCAGGCGTGGCCGCGGGGGCAAGCCTGACGAAACGAGCAGGGATGGCACGGCATGTCCGGCTCCAGACACAGACAGCCCTCCAAATAGGGGCCGGTATCGAAGGGCTGGGCCGTGGCCAAAAACAGGGTCACGCTGGGCACGCCCAGGCCGGCGGCCAGGTGGAGCGTGCCGGTGTCGTTGGTGACAAGCAGCCCCAGCCGGGCCACCACCGCCGCCAGCGTCGGCAGCGAGGTTGCCCCGGACAAGTCCAGGCAGGGGCCATCGAATATCTCGCGAAAACGGGCCGCCAGGGGTTTTTCCGAGGCCGCGCCCACGACCACGGCCAAAATGCCGCGCTTTTCGTGGAGCCGTGCCGCCAGCCGGGCAAAACGCTCCACCGGCCACTGCCGGGCCGACGCGCTGGCCCCGAGCTGGAACCCCACGACCAACACCTCGTCGCCAGGCCCGGCCCCGGCGAAAAGCGCCGCCGCTTCCTCGGCCGCCGCCGCGTCCGGCCGGCGCAGGGCAAAACGTCCCGGCCCCTGGCCCACGCCTGCGGCCTTGCGGAAAACGTCCACGATATTAAATGGACACAGCTCGCGCCGGGTCGATGACGCCTCCAGAAACGCGGCCCACAGGTTGGATTCGTGGCGATAGCCGAAAGGGTCCAGGGTAAAACCGCGCACGGCCTCGCCGCACAGTCGCCGGGCCATGAGCCTGGCCGGCAGGGCCGCCGTCAGGTTGACCACGCAGTCCGGCCGGGCTCGGGTCGCCACCGTATCCGCGAAGTCGGCCACCGTCGCCAGGGCCAGCTTCCAATCGAGATCAAGGCTGGCGAGAAATTTCGCCCCGGGCAGGGGAAAAACTTCCGAGACGTCAGCCAGCAACCCGGCCGCGCCGGCAAAATTTTCCAGACAGGCCAGGGAGACGACATTGCCGGCGGCGGCAAGTTCGCTGACGGCCGGCTGGGATTGGAGCAAATCGCCAAAGCGGGTGAGGTTTTGCAACACGATGTTCATGCCGGCTCCATGACGGACCTTGGCGTTTCGGACAAATTGCCGCGACGGACGCGGCCGACTTGTTGCCCCGGCTTGAAGGTGCTACCAGCAAAGCCAGGCAGCATGGCCTGGCCGGCCGGCCCCAACACACCCATGAGCACCCCCATCGACGATACCGCCGTCGCCGCCAAGGCCCTGGAACTGGAGCGTTTCCTTCCCGAAGGCCGGCGCGACGAATTTCGCCGTCTCATCGAGACCCTGGCCGAGGCCGCCGCTTGCCGGGAAAGCCAGACCGCCGAGATCGGAGAACTGCGCGGCCAGGTCCGCCGACAGGGCGCCCGGGTCGTGCGGATGCAGGAAATCTTTCGGGCCAACGACCAGGCCTTCGCCACTTTCCGCTCGGCCATGCTCCTGTCGCGGCGGCTGCGACGCATGGCCGATCTGCCCGACATGCTGGCGGAATTGTCCCGTACCATGGGGGTCGCGGCCCTGACCTGCCTGCTTTCCCGGGAACAATTCGCCGCCTACGTGCCTCCGGGATTCCCCTGCCCGACGGCCAAGGCCCTGGGCGCGGCCGTAAACGCCCTGCCCCGGGGAACCGATCCCCGCCGGGTCTACGTCGGCCCCCTGGCCGCCCTGCCCCGGCCGGATTTCTTTTTCGATCCGGCCATTCTGGCCGATCAGCCCAAACTCCGGGACGGCTCGTGCTTCATCGCGCCCTTGGCCGACAAGTATCAGCCCAAGCGCCGCATCGGCGTCCTGGCCATGGCCGACGTCGATCCCTCGCGCTACACGCCGTCGAAAGGGACGGATTTCCTGGAGCATTTCTGCGAGGTTTTGGCCGGCGATCTGCTCCACGTCAAGATCCATGAGGAATTGGCCCGGCAGCGCGAGTCCGACGAACTGACCGGCATCCCCAACCGGGCCTTCCTGCGTCGCCACGGGCCGGCGCTACTCAGCCTGTCCGCACGCCGGGAAGCGCCGGTGGCCCTGCTCTTTTGCGACCTCGACCGGTTCAAGGCCGTCAACGACACCTTCGGCCACGAGGCCGGCGACTTGGTCCTTGGCGACGTGGCCCGGGCCATGGCCGCCCGGGTCCGGGTCTATGACCTGCTGGCCCGGCTTGGCGGCGACGAATTCGTGGTGGTCATGCCCGACGCCGGAGCCGACGAGGCCGCCGTCATGGCCGAACGCATCCGGGACTGCGTGGCCGAGGTGGCCGCCGAGCGCGGCCTGCCGGGCCTGTCCGTGTCCATCGGCGTGGCCTTGCATGTCCCGGGCCAGGACATCGACGACCTCGTGCGGGCCGCCGACGCCGCCATGTATCGGGAAAAACGCGCGCCGGCCATCGAATGACAATTCCCCCGGGCCACCCCGGAGCAAAACTCCACCCCAGGAGCCTTCCTATGGGTCTTTGCCGCATTTTCGTCTGGCTGCTGTCCATTCTCCTTGCTTGCGCCGCAACCCCGGTCGAGGCCTCGGCCGCGTCCCGGGCCGCCCGACTGGCCGCGGAGATGACCCTGGAGGAAAAAGTCGGCCAGGTGTTCATGGTCTGGTTCGCCGGGCCGACCGTCTCCGACGACATCGCCGGCCTTATCCGGCAGCGCCATCTCGGCGGCGTCATCCTCTACAGCGTCCCGGGCAACATCGAATCTCCTGGCCAGCTGGCCGCCCTCAACGCCGGCCTCCAGGCGGTGTCCGCCGCCACCAGGCATGGCCTGGGCCTGTTGATCGGCGTGGACCAGGAAGGCGCGCCCGTGGCCCGGCTGCGAAAAGGGTTTACCCTTTTTCCCAGCCAGATGGCCCAGGCCGCGACGGGCCGGGCCGATCTGGCCCGGCTGGCCGCCTCGGCCACGGCCCGGGAATTGCGGGCCGTGGGCATCAACGTCAATTTCGCGCCCGTGGCCGACGTCAACGTCAATCCGGCCAACCCGGTCATCGGCATCCGGTCCTTTGGCTCCGCGCCGGCCGACGTGGCCCGTTTCACGGGAGCGGCCACGGCCGGCTACGTCGCCGCCGGCATGATCTGCACACCCAAGCATTTCCCCGGCCACGGCGACACGACCATCGATTCCCACGTCGGCCTGCCGCGCTCGGACCATGACGCCGCCGCCCTGGACAAGCTTGATTTTCCGCCTTTCCGGGCCGCCTTCGCCGCTGGCGCGCCGGCGGTCATGACCGCCCACATGGTCGTCCCGGCACTGGACGGCGAACCCGACCTGCCGGCCACCCTGTCGCGCCGGGTTCTGGAAGGAACGCTACGCGGCCGCATGGGTTTTGACGGCGTCATCTTCACGGATTCCCTGGGCATGGGTGCCGTGGCCGACACCTACGGCATCCCCGAAGCCTCGGTGCGGGCCTTGGCCGCCGGGGCCGACGTGCTCC
It contains:
- a CDS encoding YbjQ family protein; amino-acid sequence: MLSLFTGSDKKIRERHEELKKGARLKNAKELFFSGKFPVVTTPGLEGRKIRRVLGLVSGRGFDSECAFYGLTASALDIGADAIIGYQENVAFHPDGSRYFSCYGTAVILEKLPSVKTEAKPQTVKSFMH
- a CDS encoding glycosyltransferase family 9 protein yields the protein MNIVLQNLTRFGDLLQSQPAVSELAAAGNVVSLACLENFAGAAGLLADVSEVFPLPGAKFLASLDLDWKLALATVADFADTVATRARPDCVVNLTAALPARLMARRLCGEAVRGFTLDPFGYRHESNLWAAFLEASSTRRELCPFNIVDVFRKAAGVGQGPGRFALRRPDAAAAEEAAALFAGAGPGDEVLVVGFQLGASASARQWPVERFARLAARLHEKRGILAVVVGAASEKPLAARFREIFDGPCLDLSGATSLPTLAAVVARLGLLVTNDTGTLHLAAGLGVPSVTLFLATAQPFDTGPYLEGCLCLEPDMPCHPCSFRQACPRGHACLDAIDPEAVAEAVLAWVRDGRFPAGVYPGARAWLSARDAEGFMDLVSLSGHETTPRAVWLRCQRHVLRQFLDDVPPVPPARPLLPLPEVERQELSRLLAQSIDLLRLVEGQAGLAMRNPAMKKRFLASYNRLAGLWSASPYLATLAQLWQRQAQEEAVDIDGLVARIRRYGACAAAFAAILRG
- a CDS encoding GGDEF domain-containing protein, which translates into the protein MSTPIDDTAVAAKALELERFLPEGRRDEFRRLIETLAEAAACRESQTAEIGELRGQVRRQGARVVRMQEIFRANDQAFATFRSAMLLSRRLRRMADLPDMLAELSRTMGVAALTCLLSREQFAAYVPPGFPCPTAKALGAAVNALPRGTDPRRVYVGPLAALPRPDFFFDPAILADQPKLRDGSCFIAPLADKYQPKRRIGVLAMADVDPSRYTPSKGTDFLEHFCEVLAGDLLHVKIHEELARQRESDELTGIPNRAFLRRHGPALLSLSARREAPVALLFCDLDRFKAVNDTFGHEAGDLVLGDVARAMAARVRVYDLLARLGGDEFVVVMPDAGADEAAVMAERIRDCVAEVAAERGLPGLSVSIGVALHVPGQDIDDLVRAADAAMYREKRAPAIE
- a CDS encoding glycoside hydrolase family 3 protein codes for the protein MGLCRIFVWLLSILLACAATPVEASAASRAARLAAEMTLEEKVGQVFMVWFAGPTVSDDIAGLIRQRHLGGVILYSVPGNIESPGQLAALNAGLQAVSAATRHGLGLLIGVDQEGAPVARLRKGFTLFPSQMAQAATGRADLARLAASATARELRAVGINVNFAPVADVNVNPANPVIGIRSFGSAPADVARFTGAATAGYVAAGMICTPKHFPGHGDTTIDSHVGLPRSDHDAAALDKLDFPPFRAAFAAGAPAVMTAHMVVPALDGEPDLPATLSRRVLEGTLRGRMGFDGVIFTDSLGMGAVADTYGIPEASVRALAAGADVLLIGADAGRSPAERLAAMDAVAEAVRSGRVPMARLNAAVRRVLRLKERYGLLDAAALTNPAPDPASMAGRPEDAALARRIARRSLTALGPTSPALPLPAETALVIRPRLGREAVDAEAEATIAAWPGPRTLFLPADPDDTAIAQALDKAAGAGSVVFLATDLRRRPGQERLARELAAKAGPEFVLVAAQSPYDLALAPQSGARLATYGEAPASLEALYQGLFAPFRFSGRLPAVLPATTFKY